The stretch of DNA CACTATCCGCAAGGCGATTGCAGGCCGCGCGTCCCCTGCGGGCGCCCTTGCGGCTGGGCAACGCGGCATGGATGCCGTCTTTGCCGCCATGCCGGGCTTGACAGACGGAACGGAATGGTGTCTTATAGAAGCAACCCCCTTTTTAGGGGAGAAGGAGCGAGCGGCCATGCGTACTTCTGTTGTGCTATGTGCCTGTGCAGGCCTGTTGGCGGCATCCGCTTGGGCGGGGACGACGGCCATCAATTTCGCGGACGGCATCGGCCTGTTGACGGGCCAGTCGGGTCCGGGGCAGTTGCAGGCGTCCAGCGGGCGCGCGGTTTTCACCGGCGCGAACACCTCTGTTTTGAAAAAAGGCGGATCGTATGTCGTGGGAAGCGGCGGTTCCGTTTCGGCCACGATGGGGCTGGTTCCCTATTCCGACGCGCAATACGGGGTCGGCCTGATCATGATTGACACGACCGACACGCAGAACACGGTCACCGCGACCGTGGACGGCGGCGGCATGGTGGTGCTGTCGGACTGGATCGGCAACGAACGGGCGCTCGATTTCAGTTGGCCCGCCGCGCTTAATTCGATGACGCTCCAGTACGACACCTATTCCGGGCGCGCGACGCTGACGTTGAACGGCGCACAGTCCGTTTTTCTGGATTATGCGCTCAGCGGGGCCTCATCCGTGTACGTCGGCGTGGGATCCTTGGGTCCCGGCGGGTTCGCGTCGTTCAGCGCCACGGGCAACGGCATCCCCGACTACCCGCCGCCGAACACGATTACGCCCAATCCGTCCGGGCCGGTTCAGGAGGGCGCCAGCGTTTCGCTGACCGCTCCGGAAGGTTCGGGTTATCAATGGAAACGGAACGGCGTGGACGTACCCAGCGACGGGCGCCATGCCGGCACGCAATCGCGGACCTTGACCATCAATCCGGTGTTGCCGTCCGATGCCGGTTCGTACACCTGTGTGTACACGCTGCCCACCAAGGCCATGAAGGAAACGGAACCCTATGTGCTGACGGTGCTGGCGATTCCGAACCATATCACGGCCAATCCGAGCCGGTTCATCGAGGAGGGCGACCGCTTGTCGCTGACCGC from Candidatus Hydrogenedentota bacterium encodes:
- a CDS encoding immunoglobulin domain-containing protein, whose amino-acid sequence is MRTSVVLCACAGLLAASAWAGTTAINFADGIGLLTGQSGPGQLQASSGRAVFTGANTSVLKKGGSYVVGSGGSVSATMGLVPYSDAQYGVGLIMIDTTDTQNTVTATVDGGGMVVLSDWIGNERALDFSWPAALNSMTLQYDTYSGRATLTLNGAQSVFLDYALSGASSVYVGVGSLGPGGFASFSATGNGIPDYPPPNTITPNPSGPVQEGASVSLTAPEGSGYQWKRNGVDVPSDGRHAGTQSRTLTINPVLPSDAGSYTCVYTLPTKAMKETEPYVLTVLAIPNHITANPSRFIEEGDRLSLTAPAGSDYQWKKNGLALSDTATIAGTSARTLTIDPVAPEDAGIYTCVYTTDAKAVKETEPYVLTVYAPNSIPVAGIAGTALLAGMMALGGLAAIQFREKRRVAS